Proteins co-encoded in one Amia ocellicauda isolate fAmiCal2 chromosome 11, fAmiCal2.hap1, whole genome shotgun sequence genomic window:
- the yrk gene encoding tyrosine-protein kinase Fgr isoform X1, translated as MGCVHCKEKASAKAQGVVADGNLQASNPRYGPDPTNQSLSRIPDFNNFQNTPVSVATPFGGSSPYPSATLQSRAGGSITGGGVTLFVALYDYDARTEDDLTFKKGEKFHIINNTEGDWWEARSLDTGNNGYIPSNYVAPVDSIQAEEWYFGKMGRKDAERMLLCQGNPRGTFLIRESETTKGAYSLSIRDWDDVKGDHVKHYKIRKLDNGGYYITTRTQFDTVQQLVQHYTERAAGLCCRLVVSCHKGMPKLADLSVKTKDVWEIPRESLQLIKKLGNGQFGEVWMGMWNGTTKVAVKTLKPGTMSPEAFLEEAQIMKRLRHDKLVQLYAVVSEEPIYIVTEFMSQGSLLDFLKDGDGRSLKLPQLVDMAAQIAAGMAYIERMNYIHRDLRAANILVGDNLVCKIADFGLARLIEDNEYTARQGAKFPIKWTAPEAALYGKFTIKSDVWSFGILLTELITKGRVPYPGMNNREVLEQVERGYRMPSPAGCPASLHELMLQCWKKDADERHTFEYLQGFLEDYFTATEPQYQPGENL; from the exons ATGGGCTGTGTCCACTGCAAAGAGAAAGCCTCCGCCAAGGCCCAGGGAGTGGTGGCTGACGGCAACCTGCAAGCCTCCAACCCGCGCTATGGCCCCGATCCCACCAATCAGAGCCTCAGCCGCATCCCCGACTTCAACAACTTCCAGAACACGCCCGTCTCTGTCGCCACGCCCTTTGGAGGCTCCTCCCCCTACCCATCTGCCACCCTGCAGTCCCGGGCAGGTGGCAGCATCACAG GTGGCGGTGTGACCCTGTTTGTGGCCCTTTACGACTACGATGCCCGCACTGAAGACGACCTCACCTTCAAGAAGGGCGAGAAATTCCACATCATCAACAACAC GGAAGGGGACTGGTGGGAGGCGCGGTCTCTGGACACAGGCAATAATGGTTACATTCCCAGCAACTACGTGGCCCCAGTGGACTCCATACAGGCCGAAGA GTGGTATTTTGGCAAGATGGGACGTAAGGATGCAGAGAGAATGCTGCTCTGCCAGGGCAACCCCAGGGGCACCTTCCTGATCCGAGAGAGCGAGACCACCAAAG gAGCCTACTCCCTGTCCATCCGTGACTGGGACGATGTGAAGGGGGACCACGTAAAGCATTACAAGATCCGCAAGCTGGACAACGGCGGCTATTACATCACAACGCGGACGCAGTTTGACACTGTGCAGCAGCTGGTGCAGCACTACACAG agcGCGCAGCAGGCTTGTGCTGTCGTCTGGTGGTCTCCTGCCATAAGGGAATGCCAAAGCTGGCAGACCTGTCCGTCAAAACCAAAGACGTGTGGGAGATCCCTCGAGAGTCGCTGCAGCTCATAAAGAAACTGGGCAATGGGCAGTTTGGGGAAGTCTGGATGG GCATGTGGAATGGCACCACCAAGGTGGCCGTGAAAACCCTGAAGCCGGGCACCATGTCCCCCGAGGCcttcctggaggaggcccagatCATGAAGAGGCTGCGGCATGACAAGCTGGTGCAGCTGTACGCCGTGGTGTCGGAGGAGCCCATCTACATCGTGACCGAGTTCATGAGCCAGG GAAGCTTGCTGGACTTCTTGAAGGATGGAGATGGGCGGAGCCTGAAGCTGCCTCAGCTGGTTGACATGGCAGCCCAG ATTGCAGCTGGCATGGCCTACATCGAAAGGATGAACTACATCCACCGAGATCTGCGGGCCGCCAACATCCTGGTGGGAGACAACCTGGTGTGTAAGATCGCTGACTTTGGCCTGGCGCGTCTCATTGAGGACAACGAGTACACTGCCCGCCAAG GCGCCAAGTTCCCCATAAAGTGGACCGCTCCAGAGGCAGCACTGTACGGCAAGTTCACCATTAAGTCGGACGTCTGGTCTTTCGGGATCCTTCTGACCGAGCTTATCACCAAGGGCAGAGTGCCGTACCCAG GGATGAATAACCGCGAGGTGCTGGAGCAGGTGGAGCGGGGCTACAGGATGCCCAGTCCTGCAGGCTGCCCCGCCTCGTTGCACGAGCTCATGCTGCAGTGCTGGAAGAAGGATGCTGATGAGAGGCACACCTTTGAGTATCTGCAAGGCTTCCTGGAGGACTACTTCACTGCCACTGAGCCACAGTACCAGCCTGGGGAGAACCTCTGA
- the yrk gene encoding tyrosine-protein kinase Fgr isoform X2 → MGCVHCKEKASAKAQGVVADGNLQASNPRYGPDPTNQSLSRIPDFNNFQNTPVSVATPFGGSSPYPSATLQSRAGGSITGGGVTLFVALYDYDARTEDDLTFKKGEKFHIINNTEGDWWEARSLDTGNNGYIPSNYVAPVDSIQAEEWYFGKMGRKDAERMLLCQGNPRGTFLIRESETTKGAYSLSIRDWDDVKGDHVKHYKIRKLDNGGYYITTRTQFDTVQQLVQHYTGSNDGLCYYLTKACPNATPQTLGLGRDAWEISRETLSLNKKLGQGCFGDVWMGMWNGTTKVAVKTLKPGTMSPEAFLEEAQIMKRLRHDKLVQLYAVVSEEPIYIVTEFMSQGSLLDFLKDGDGRSLKLPQLVDMAAQIAAGMAYIERMNYIHRDLRAANILVGDNLVCKIADFGLARLIEDNEYTARQGAKFPIKWTAPEAALYGKFTIKSDVWSFGILLTELITKGRVPYPGMNNREVLEQVERGYRMPSPAGCPASLHELMLQCWKKDADERHTFEYLQGFLEDYFTATEPQYQPGENL, encoded by the exons ATGGGCTGTGTCCACTGCAAAGAGAAAGCCTCCGCCAAGGCCCAGGGAGTGGTGGCTGACGGCAACCTGCAAGCCTCCAACCCGCGCTATGGCCCCGATCCCACCAATCAGAGCCTCAGCCGCATCCCCGACTTCAACAACTTCCAGAACACGCCCGTCTCTGTCGCCACGCCCTTTGGAGGCTCCTCCCCCTACCCATCTGCCACCCTGCAGTCCCGGGCAGGTGGCAGCATCACAG GTGGCGGTGTGACCCTGTTTGTGGCCCTTTACGACTACGATGCCCGCACTGAAGACGACCTCACCTTCAAGAAGGGCGAGAAATTCCACATCATCAACAACAC GGAAGGGGACTGGTGGGAGGCGCGGTCTCTGGACACAGGCAATAATGGTTACATTCCCAGCAACTACGTGGCCCCAGTGGACTCCATACAGGCCGAAGA GTGGTATTTTGGCAAGATGGGACGTAAGGATGCAGAGAGAATGCTGCTCTGCCAGGGCAACCCCAGGGGCACCTTCCTGATCCGAGAGAGCGAGACCACCAAAG gAGCCTACTCCCTGTCCATCCGTGACTGGGACGATGTGAAGGGGGACCACGTAAAGCATTACAAGATCCGCAAGCTGGACAACGGCGGCTATTACATCACAACGCGGACGCAGTTTGACACTGTGCAGCAGCTGGTGCAGCACTACACAG GTAGTAACGATGGCTTGTGCTACTATCTAACCAAGGCCTGCCCCAACGCCACCCCTCAGACACTGGGCTTGGGTAGGGATGCCTGGGAAATCTCCCGTGAGACCCTCAGCCTGAACAAAAAACTGGGGCAGGGCTGCTTCGGAGACGTGTGGATGG GCATGTGGAATGGCACCACCAAGGTGGCCGTGAAAACCCTGAAGCCGGGCACCATGTCCCCCGAGGCcttcctggaggaggcccagatCATGAAGAGGCTGCGGCATGACAAGCTGGTGCAGCTGTACGCCGTGGTGTCGGAGGAGCCCATCTACATCGTGACCGAGTTCATGAGCCAGG GAAGCTTGCTGGACTTCTTGAAGGATGGAGATGGGCGGAGCCTGAAGCTGCCTCAGCTGGTTGACATGGCAGCCCAG ATTGCAGCTGGCATGGCCTACATCGAAAGGATGAACTACATCCACCGAGATCTGCGGGCCGCCAACATCCTGGTGGGAGACAACCTGGTGTGTAAGATCGCTGACTTTGGCCTGGCGCGTCTCATTGAGGACAACGAGTACACTGCCCGCCAAG GCGCCAAGTTCCCCATAAAGTGGACCGCTCCAGAGGCAGCACTGTACGGCAAGTTCACCATTAAGTCGGACGTCTGGTCTTTCGGGATCCTTCTGACCGAGCTTATCACCAAGGGCAGAGTGCCGTACCCAG GGATGAATAACCGCGAGGTGCTGGAGCAGGTGGAGCGGGGCTACAGGATGCCCAGTCCTGCAGGCTGCCCCGCCTCGTTGCACGAGCTCATGCTGCAGTGCTGGAAGAAGGATGCTGATGAGAGGCACACCTTTGAGTATCTGCAAGGCTTCCTGGAGGACTACTTCACTGCCACTGAGCCACAGTACCAGCCTGGGGAGAACCTCTGA
- the LOC136762748 gene encoding probable G-protein coupled receptor 139: MVEFLNNWHSFSVFQGIYFVLVASLGIPTNLLSIFVLCFRPCGLSKSTVIYLVSLAVVDTLFLVLGGLVDVIESWLAPPPSIHTSSLCGSITFNEYWTLFSSQWIVTAFMLERYLVLRNGTLRRRFSRPHVALSVVMSTVLVSQVISVPCYWLYESWPGSGAELGQVNNFTQQPTTYHCLFQITPSSKAMVWMHILASGCVPMGLTLSFSVLVSLHFRRKARVFVESSSSAVFRLTQTRLRRSSRIQITVAVTTVCLSLPRYVAYGLLNANRTMGLLEREDPQDALNITANVGLMLQWLSLVIHFCLFCFVSSGFRRESLALLRCQCCQGRGTSHGRDGLRLQEAPRPCRCNPSSFSEAQAPPLPQGTACVVWHVVEAH; encoded by the exons ATGGTTGAGTTTCTCAACAACTGGCACTCCTTCTCCGTTTTCCAAGGGATCTACTTCGTCTTGGTGGCCAGTCTCGGCATCCCCA CCAACCTGCTCTCCATCTTCGTGTTGTGTTTCCGGCCCTGCGGGCTGTCCAAGTCCACTGTCATCTACCTTGTGTCCCTGGCTGTCGTGGACACGCTGTTCCTTGTCCTCGGAGGGCTGGTGGACGTGATCGAGAGCTGGCTGGCACCGCCCCCTTCCATCCACACCAGCTCCCTTTGTGGCTCCATCACCTTCAACGAGTACTGGACCCTCTTCAGCTCCCAGTGGATCGTGACGGCCTTCATGCTGGAGCGCTACCTTGTTCTCCGCAATGGCACCCTGCGCCGGCGCTTCTCCCGTCCGCATGTGGCACTGTCCGTGGTGATGAGCACCGTGCTGGTCTCCCAGGTGATCAGTGTGCCCTGCTACTGGCTGTACGAGTCCTGGCCGGGCAGTGGGGCAGAGCTAGGCCAGGTGAACAACTTCACCCAGCAGCCCACGACCTACCACTGCCTGTTCCAGATCACACCAAGCTCCAAGGCCATGGTGTGGATGCACATCCTGGCCTCTGGCTGCGTGCCCATGGGCCTCACCCTCTCCTTCAGCGTTCTGGTCAGCCTGCACTTCCGGAGGAAAGCTCGCGTGTTTGTGGAGAGCTCCAGCAGCGCGGTGTTCCGGCTCACGCAAACCCGGCTGAGGCGGTCCAGCCGCATCCAGATCACAGTGGCGGTGACCACCgtgtgcctgtctctgcccCGCTACGTGGCGTACGGGCTGCTCAATGCCAACCGCACCATGGGGCTGCTGGAGAGGGAGGACCCCCAGGATGCCCTGAACATCACCGCCAACGTGGGCCTTATGCTGCAGTGGCTCAGCCTGGTCATCCACTTCTGCCTCTTTTGCTTCGTGTCATCAGGCTTCCGTCGGGAGAGCCTGGCCCTGCTGAGGTGCCAGTGCTGCCAAGGCAGGGGGACCAGCCATGGCAGAGACGGCCTGAGGCTGCAGGAAGCACCGAGACCGTGCCGGTGTAACCCCAGCTCCTTCAGTGAAGCTCAAGCACCTCCCCTGCCTCAAGGAACAGCGTGCGTGGTGTGGCACGTTGTGGAGGCCCACTGA